Proteins co-encoded in one Triplophysa dalaica isolate WHDGS20190420 chromosome 16, ASM1584641v1, whole genome shotgun sequence genomic window:
- the kdm3b gene encoding lysine-specific demethylase 3B isoform X1 translates to MGDSLGLIGKRLLLLLNDGGSAATTGGEVERAAWLRGIVRAVSLIGLASPGVEVFLEFEDCPWRRRSWVQVYGDEVRAVLMESDIVWANCSDPSLAAAAAGATSNQWPALMFKPVVDRVGLGSTIPVEFFGTRTLGFLPNGNSLHTFEADKDIRHALLQEQPSLQATISSWQSDSELQEILRKGSYTIQGRRVQVYQPEFDEPWAFGLVSQHDPVSHIMEITMDQGEETQVVDPRVIHVMLAVEQLDESQDRRRKEGDGGKGEGSRRRRTESEGDEDVTLKRFKGAGEGASDSQNGNGSSKDAEAMVTSVETVGVGVVEGKDAGVGVGGRVTSTCSPVASQGSSNDSTSSQQDHIRTAGPVKENGSIPNQERTVSAVSSVLPSSTPTPPPLKPAPSPFSNTFPSLGQMPSLVPGAPAPKTSPSLPAPEREDSVLLGYPKTAALVSPGPVTISSPSQDNASSVALSAPVDANQKSMWGSTPEASQTPKSASLASTGFEIPAQTNGSSQEDKPFGFFAGAKEPQRRDSDSSQNLFFQCMTQNPSITPGQSKAFTPLSECLAKEPPTLFKANAPSEGFKKAVVASASAGLFGSSSATSLSPLKEPSKVPDIKPAGNGILANKPFGAVGEKLPASFSTAIGGGQAVSSAEVLKSSLGLGSSGTGNSGIKNVNSSSPVTGFGLLAGNKGSETHENLFLQASKETNPFLAYGGAVSHSPFNTLSTSKSSPTPSTSAVPPSGSTSLLAQNPVNDGKSNLFTMAEPPKGILTPQVAPSSLKTGAQDGQQTSKPKEGSEVSAGNHGSAEGQGVSTSDQTSQKFGLEERGQSTKRDSESSSNSDLSDLSEAEDNSAQSQKTGVHLAAEGKSKTQPAAKSRPRSKPIKVGQSVLKDQSKVRRLKQSGESFLQDGSCINVAPHLHKCRECRLERYRKSREQDSDDDDPNVACRFFHFRRLAFTKKGVLRVEGFLSPQQSDGMAMGLWLPSTTAKEGLDLDTSKYILANVGDQFCQLVMSEKEAMMMVEPHQKVAWKRAVRGVREMCDVCETTLFNIHWVCRKCGFGVCLDCYRLRKNRPPEVDDGPDEDVFSWLKCAKGQPHEPQNLMPTQIIPGTALYSIGDMVHAARGKWGIKANCPCTSRHSKPLVRPSAPNGLSQSGAALGTGNGATSTLTTPRPNGESATGVVVKTESIEEGVTTDSTSSTTAANSNTTIPLPAQTLGTKDSKGNCSALHWLADLATQKEPKESLRSMMGRDSRAPFGLDAFSTLSKPSGSTPKLFNSLLLGSGPSQPKTEGSLRDLLNSGPGKLPQGSTEGGVPFPSVFSTASADKMKGGLPNFLDHIIASVVETKKAEGRRASGSTESGESGSVPRREGLMGLSVLDSHTSHSWLCDGRLLCLQDPSNGNNWKIFRECWKQGQPVLVSGIHKKLKSNLWKPEAFSKEFGDQDVDLVNCRNCAIISDVKVREFWDGFQVISKRLQGGDGQPMVLKLKDWPPGEDFRDMMPTRFDDLMDNLPLPEYTKRDGRLNLASRLPNFFVRPDLGPKMYNAYGLISTEDRKVGTTNLHLDVSDAVNVMVYVGIPEGDDNYENEADLAGFKEVMQTIEEGDVDDMTKRRVYEMKEKPGALWHIYAAKDAEKIRELLRKVGEEQGQENPPDHDPIHDQSWYLDQALRRRLYEDYGVQGWSIVQFLGDAVFIPAGAPHQVHNLYSCIKVAEDFVSPEHVKHCFRLTQEFRHLSTTHTNHEDKLQVKNIIYHAVKDAVGTLKAHESKLCRS, encoded by the exons ATGGGGGACTCGTTAGGTCTGATCGGGAAGCGCCTGCTACTGCTGCTCAATGACGGCGGCTCCGCGGCGACAACGGGCGGTGAGGTGGAGCGGGCGGCCTGGCTCCGCGGCATCGTGCGGGCGGTCAGTTTGATCGGGTTGGCGAGCCCCGGGGTGGAG GTGTTTCTGGAGTTTGAGGACTGCCCTTGGAGGCGGCGCTCCTGGGTGCAGGTGTACGGGGACGAGGTGCGTGCGGTTCTCATGGAGAGCGACATTGTCTGGGCAAACTGCAGCGACCCTTCCCTCGCGGCTGCTGCTGCGGGAGCGACCAGTAACCAATGGCCTGCCCTG ATGTTCAAACCTGTGGTTGATCGTGTTGGTTTGGGATCCACGATTCCTGTCGAGTTCTTCGGGACAAGAACTTTGGGGTTTCTGCCCAACGGCAATTCACTGCACACTTTTGAG GCTGATAAAGATATTAGGCATGCACTGCTACAGGAGCAGCCATCACTTCAAGCTACCATCAGCAGCTGGCAAAGTGACTCGGAGTTGCAGGAGATCCTGCGGAAAG GATCATACACCATTCAGGGTCGGAGGGTGCAGGTGTACCAGCCAGAGTTTGATGAGCCCTGGGCCTTTGGACTTGTCTCTCAGCATGATCCTGTTTCACATATTATGGAGATTACCATGGACCAG GGTGAGGAGACACAGGTGGTCGATCCTCGGGTTATTCATGTAATGCTTGCTGTGGAACAGTTAGATGAG AGCCAAGATCGTCGCAGGAAGGAGGGTGATGGTGGGAAAGGTGAGGGCAGTCGACGTCGCCGAACAGAATCCGAAGGCGATGAAGATGTCACTCTCAAGCGTTTCAAGGGAGCTGGGGAAGGTGCCTCTGACAGCCAGAATGGGAATGGCTCCAGCAAGGATGCTGAGGCTATGGTAACAAGCGTAGAGACTGTGGGAGTGGGAGTAGTGGAGGGAAAAGACGCTGGGGTTGGAGTAGGTGGGAGGGTGACCAGCACCTGTAGTCCAGTGGCAAGCCAAGGTTCCTCTAACGACAGCACTTCCTCTCAGCAGGACCACATAAGGACTGCAGGTCCCGTCAAGGAGAACGGCAGCATCCCAAACCAAGAACGGACAGTATCTGCAGTATCGTCTGTGCTACCTTCATCCACTCCAACACCACCTCCTTTGAAACCAGCCCCTTCGCCTTTTTCTAACACTTTTCCTTCTTTGGGCCAAATGCCCAGTTTGGTGCCCGGGGCTCCCGCCCCAAAAACATCCCCTTCACTCCCAGCACCTGAGAGGGAGGACAGTGTTCTTTTAGGGTATCCTAAAACAGCTGCTCTGGTGTCTCCAGGTCCTGTGACCATCTCTTCACCTTCCCAGGACAATGCTTCGAGTGTGGCTCTTTCAGCTCCTGTAGATGCAAACCAGAAGTCCATGTGGGGATCAACACCAGAGGCGAGTCAG acGCCCAAGTCCGCCTCACTAGCTTCTACAGGATTTGAGATCCCTGCACAGACAAATGGCTCTTCCCAGGAGGACAAGCCTTTTGGGTTTTTTGCCGGTGCAAAAGAACCGCAAAGACGCGATTCCGATTCCTCACAGAACCTGTTCTTCCAGTGCATGACTCAGAACCCGAGCATCACTCCGGGCCAGTCCAAAGCCTTCACACCGTTGTCCGAGTGCCTAGCCAAGGAACCGCCCACTCTGTTTAAGGCTAACGCTCCATCTGAGGGCTTCAAAAAAGCAGTTGTGGCATCCGCGTCAGCTGGACTGTTTGGCTCATCTTCCGCTACTAGCCTGTCACCACTGAAAGAGCCGTCTAAAGTGCCTGATATCAAACCAGCAGGCAATGGAATTCTTGCAAACAAGCCTTTCGGAGCGGTGGGGGAGAAACTCCCAGCCTCTTTCTCAACAGCCATAGGTGGCGGCCAGGCTGTAAGTTCCGCAGAGGTCCTGAAATCCTCTTTGGGCTTAGGATCCAGCGGAACTGGGAACAGTGggataaaaaatgtaaatagttctAGTCCTGTCACAGGTTTTGGTTTGCTTGCTGGCAACAAGGGTTCAGAAACTCATGAGAACCTGTTCCTACAGGCCTCAAAAGAAACAAACCCATTTCTGGCTTACGGAGGAGCTGTTTCGCACAGTCCGTTTAACACGTTGTCAACTTCGAAGTCATCACCTACCCCGTCCACATCTGCTGTTCCACCTTCAGGCAGCACTAGTCTACTCGCTCAAAATCCTGTTAATGACGGCAAATCTAATTTATTTACAATGGCAGAACCTCCCAAGGGAATCTTAACCCCCCAGGTAGCACCTTCCTCTCTTAAGACGGGGGCCCAGGATGGGCAACAGACATCCAAACCAAAAGAGGGTTCGGAGGTTAGCGCGGGAAACCATGGCAGCGCTGAAGGTCAAGGTGTGTCTACATCTGACCAGACATCACAGAAGTTTGGCCTGGAGGAACGCGGGCAGTCAACGAAAAGAGACTCTGAGTCCAGTAGCAACAGCGACCTGTCTGACTTGAGTGAGGCAGAGGATAATTCGGCTCAAAGCCAGAAGACTGGGGTTCATTTAGCAGCTGAGGGGAAGAGTAAGACCCAGCCTGCAGCTAAAAGTCGTCCGCGGAGTAAACCTATCAAAG TGGGACAGTCGGTGTTGAAGGATCAGAGTAAGGTCCGGCGTTTGAAGCAGTCTGGCGAGTCCTTCCTGCAGGATGGTTCCTGCATTAACGTGGCGCCTCACCTGCACAAATGTCGCGAGTGCCGGCTTGAGCGTTACAGGAAATCACGTGAACAGGATTCGGATGATGACGATCCAAACGTGGCCTGCCGCTTCTTCCACTTTCGCAg actggcttttactaaaaaggGAGTCTTGCGTGTGGAAGGTTTTCTGAGCCCTCAGCAGAGTGATGGCATGGCAATGGGCCTGTGGCTTCCTTCCACCACAGCAAAGGAGGGACTTGACCTGGACACCTCCAAATACATTTTGGCCAATGTCGGTGACCAGTTTTGCCAGCTGGTTATGTCCGAGAAAGAGGCCATGATGATGGTAGAACCACATC AAAAAGTTGCATGGAAGCGAGCTGTCAGGGGTGTGAGAGAAATGTGTGATGTATGTGAAACAACACTCTTCAACATCCACTGGGTGTGTCGCAAATGTGGCTTCGGTGTTTGTCTCGACTGTTATCGACTACGCAAGAACAGGCCACCTGAAG TAGACGATGGCCCTGATGAAGATGTGTTTTCATGGCTCAAATGCGCGAAAGGCCAGCCTCACGAACCACAGAACCTCATGCCAACTCAAATTATACCAGGCACAG CCTTGTACAGCATAGGTGACATGGTACATGCAGCCAGAGGAAAATGGGGGATCAAAGCTAACTGTCCCTGTACTAGTCGACATAGCAAGCCTTTGGTGCGGCCGAGTGCCCCAAATGGCCTTTCACAG TCGGGTGCAGCTCTCGGTACAGGGAATGGAGCCACCTCCACCCTAACCACACCCCGTCCGAACGGGGAATCTGCGACAGGTGTGGTGGTTAAAACGGAATCGATTGAAGAGGGGGTTACTACAGACTCAACATCAAGCACTACTGCCGCAAACAGCAACACAACTATTCCTCTTCCTGCACAGACACTAGGCACAAAAGACAGCAAAGGAAATTGCTCAGCCCTTCACTGGCTGGCTGATCTGGCCACGCAGAAGGAGCCCAAAG AGTCTCTGCGCTCCATGATGGGTCGTGACTCGCGCGCTCCGTTCGGTCTGGATGCCTTCAGCACTCTCTCCAAACCCTCTGGATCCACCCCTAAGCTTTTCAATAGTCTGTTGCTGGGCTCCGGCCCTTCCCAACCCAAAACAGAAGGTAGCCTCAGAGATCTGCTTAACTCTGGTCCTGGGAAGCTTCCACAAGGTTCCACAGAGGGTGGAGTCCCATTCCCTTCAGTATTCTCCACAGCAAGT GCTGATAAAATGAAGGGAGGCCTTCCAAACTTCTTGGATCATATCATTGCGTCGGTGGTTGAGACAAAGAAGGCGGAGGGTCGGCGCGCATCGGGGTCTACAGAAAGCGGAGAGTCTGGCAGTGTTCCACGCAGAGAGGGCTTGATGGGTTTGAGCGTTTTAGACTCCCACACATCCCACTCGTGGCTGTGTGACGGACGCCTGCTGTGCCTGCAGGACCCTAGCAACGGTAACAATTGGAAGATCTTCAGAGAGTGCTGGAAACAAGGACAG CCTGTGCTGGTCTCAGGCATACACAAGAAGCTGAAGAGTAACTTGTGGAAGCCCGAGGCCTTCAGTAAGGAGTTTGGAGACCAGGATGTTGACCTGGTCAACTGTAGGAACTGCGCCATCATATCTGATGTCAAAGTCAGAGAGTTCTGGGATGGCTTCCAGGTTATTTCCA AGCGATTACAAGGTGGAGACGGTCAGCCTATGGTACTAAAACTTAAAGATTGGCCTCCTGGAGAAGATTTCAGAGACATGATGCCCACTAG GTTCGATGATCTCATGGACAATCTTCCTCTACCAGAGTACACAAAAAGAGATGGACGTCTTAACTTGGCCTCTCGTCTTCCTAACTTCTTTGTTCGTCCAGATCTCGGCCctaaaatgtataatgcataTG GGCTGATTTCCACAGAAGATAGGAAGGTTGGCACCACTAACCTGCATCTTGATGTATCCGATGCAGTCAACGTCATGGTTTACGTTGGCATCCCAGAGGGAGATGACAACTATGAAAATG AAGCAGACCTCGCTGGATTCAAAG AGGTGATGCAGACCATAGAAGAAGGTGATGTCGATGATATGACTAAGAGAAGAGtttatgaaatgaaagaaaaacctGGTGCTCTCTGGCACATCTACGCCGCCAAAGATGCTGAAAAAATCCGTGAGCTCCTTCGAAAG GTTGGGGAGGAGCAGGGTCAAGAGAACCCACCAGACCACGACCCGATCCATGACCAGAGCTGGTATCTGGACCAGGCGCTACGTCGCAGGCTGTACGAGGACTATGGGGTCCAGGGTTGGTCCATTGTTCAGTTTTTGGGAGATGCTGTTTTCATTCCAGCTGGAGCACCACATCAG GTGCACAACCTGTACAGCTGTATTAAGGTTGCGGAGGACTTTGTGTCTCCTGAACACGTGAAGCACTGTTTCAGACTGACGCAAGAGTTCCGCCACCTTTCCACCACTCACACAAACCATGAAGACAAGCTTCAG GTGAAGAACATCATCTACCATGCCGTGAAGGATGCTGTGGGAACGCTAAAAGCCCACGAGTCCAAGCTATGCCGCTCTTAA
- the kdm3b gene encoding lysine-specific demethylase 3B isoform X5 yields the protein MGDSLGLIGKRLLLLLNDGGSAATTGGEVERAAWLRGIVRAVSLIGLASPGVEVFLEFEDCPWRRRSWVQVYGDEVRAVLMESDIVWANCSDPSLAAAAAGATSNQWPALMFKPVVDRVGLGSTIPVEFFGTRTLGFLPNGNSLHTFEADKDIRHALLQEQPSLQATISSWQSDSELQEILRKGSYTIQGRRVQVYQPEFDEPWAFGLVSQHDPVSHIMEITMDQGEETQVVDPRVIHVMLAVEQLDESQDRRRKEGDGGKGEGSRRRRTESEGDEDVTLKRFKGAGEGASDSQNGNGSSKDAEAMQDHIRTAGPVKENGSIPNQERTVSAVSSVLPSSTPTPPPLKPAPSPFSNTFPSLGQMPSLVPGAPAPKTSPSLPAPEREDSVLLGYPKTAALVSPGPVTISSPSQDNASSVALSAPVDANQKSMWGSTPEASQTPKSASLASTGFEIPAQTNGSSQEDKPFGFFAGAKEPQRRDSDSSQNLFFQCMTQNPSITPGQSKAFTPLSECLAKEPPTLFKANAPSEGFKKAVVASASAGLFGSSSATSLSPLKEPSKVPDIKPAGNGILANKPFGAVGEKLPASFSTAIGGGQAVSSAEVLKSSLGLGSSGTGNSGIKNVNSSSPVTGFGLLAGNKGSETHENLFLQASKETNPFLAYGGAVSHSPFNTLSTSKSSPTPSTSAVPPSGSTSLLAQNPVNDGKSNLFTMAEPPKGILTPQVAPSSLKTGAQDGQQTSKPKEGSEVSAGNHGSAEGQGVSTSDQTSQKFGLEERGQSTKRDSESSSNSDLSDLSEAEDNSAQSQKTGVHLAAEGKSKTQPAAKSRPRSKPIKVGQSVLKDQSKVRRLKQSGESFLQDGSCINVAPHLHKCRECRLERYRKSREQDSDDDDPNVACRFFHFRRLAFTKKGVLRVEGFLSPQQSDGMAMGLWLPSTTAKEGLDLDTSKYILANVGDQFCQLVMSEKEAMMMVEPHQKVAWKRAVRGVREMCDVCETTLFNIHWVCRKCGFGVCLDCYRLRKNRPPEDDGPDEDVFSWLKCAKGQPHEPQNLMPTQIIPGTALYSIGDMVHAARGKWGIKANCPCTSRHSKPLVRPSAPNGLSQSGAALGTGNGATSTLTTPRPNGESATGVVVKTESIEEGVTTDSTSSTTAANSNTTIPLPAQTLGTKDSKGNCSALHWLADLATQKEPKESLRSMMGRDSRAPFGLDAFSTLSKPSGSTPKLFNSLLLGSGPSQPKTEGSLRDLLNSGPGKLPQGSTEGGVPFPSVFSTASADKMKGGLPNFLDHIIASVVETKKAEGRRASGSTESGESGSVPRREGLMGLSVLDSHTSHSWLCDGRLLCLQDPSNGNNWKIFRECWKQGQPVLVSGIHKKLKSNLWKPEAFSKEFGDQDVDLVNCRNCAIISDVKVREFWDGFQVISKRLQGGDGQPMVLKLKDWPPGEDFRDMMPTRFDDLMDNLPLPEYTKRDGRLNLASRLPNFFVRPDLGPKMYNAYGLISTEDRKVGTTNLHLDVSDAVNVMVYVGIPEGDDNYENEADLAGFKEVMQTIEEGDVDDMTKRRVYEMKEKPGALWHIYAAKDAEKIRELLRKVGEEQGQENPPDHDPIHDQSWYLDQALRRRLYEDYGVQGWSIVQFLGDAVFIPAGAPHQVHNLYSCIKVAEDFVSPEHVKHCFRLTQEFRHLSTTHTNHEDKLQVKNIIYHAVKDAVGTLKAHESKLCRS from the exons ATGGGGGACTCGTTAGGTCTGATCGGGAAGCGCCTGCTACTGCTGCTCAATGACGGCGGCTCCGCGGCGACAACGGGCGGTGAGGTGGAGCGGGCGGCCTGGCTCCGCGGCATCGTGCGGGCGGTCAGTTTGATCGGGTTGGCGAGCCCCGGGGTGGAG GTGTTTCTGGAGTTTGAGGACTGCCCTTGGAGGCGGCGCTCCTGGGTGCAGGTGTACGGGGACGAGGTGCGTGCGGTTCTCATGGAGAGCGACATTGTCTGGGCAAACTGCAGCGACCCTTCCCTCGCGGCTGCTGCTGCGGGAGCGACCAGTAACCAATGGCCTGCCCTG ATGTTCAAACCTGTGGTTGATCGTGTTGGTTTGGGATCCACGATTCCTGTCGAGTTCTTCGGGACAAGAACTTTGGGGTTTCTGCCCAACGGCAATTCACTGCACACTTTTGAG GCTGATAAAGATATTAGGCATGCACTGCTACAGGAGCAGCCATCACTTCAAGCTACCATCAGCAGCTGGCAAAGTGACTCGGAGTTGCAGGAGATCCTGCGGAAAG GATCATACACCATTCAGGGTCGGAGGGTGCAGGTGTACCAGCCAGAGTTTGATGAGCCCTGGGCCTTTGGACTTGTCTCTCAGCATGATCCTGTTTCACATATTATGGAGATTACCATGGACCAG GGTGAGGAGACACAGGTGGTCGATCCTCGGGTTATTCATGTAATGCTTGCTGTGGAACAGTTAGATGAG AGCCAAGATCGTCGCAGGAAGGAGGGTGATGGTGGGAAAGGTGAGGGCAGTCGACGTCGCCGAACAGAATCCGAAGGCGATGAAGATGTCACTCTCAAGCGTTTCAAGGGAGCTGGGGAAGGTGCCTCTGACAGCCAGAATGGGAATGGCTCCAGCAAGGATGCTGAGGCTATG CAGGACCACATAAGGACTGCAGGTCCCGTCAAGGAGAACGGCAGCATCCCAAACCAAGAACGGACAGTATCTGCAGTATCGTCTGTGCTACCTTCATCCACTCCAACACCACCTCCTTTGAAACCAGCCCCTTCGCCTTTTTCTAACACTTTTCCTTCTTTGGGCCAAATGCCCAGTTTGGTGCCCGGGGCTCCCGCCCCAAAAACATCCCCTTCACTCCCAGCACCTGAGAGGGAGGACAGTGTTCTTTTAGGGTATCCTAAAACAGCTGCTCTGGTGTCTCCAGGTCCTGTGACCATCTCTTCACCTTCCCAGGACAATGCTTCGAGTGTGGCTCTTTCAGCTCCTGTAGATGCAAACCAGAAGTCCATGTGGGGATCAACACCAGAGGCGAGTCAG acGCCCAAGTCCGCCTCACTAGCTTCTACAGGATTTGAGATCCCTGCACAGACAAATGGCTCTTCCCAGGAGGACAAGCCTTTTGGGTTTTTTGCCGGTGCAAAAGAACCGCAAAGACGCGATTCCGATTCCTCACAGAACCTGTTCTTCCAGTGCATGACTCAGAACCCGAGCATCACTCCGGGCCAGTCCAAAGCCTTCACACCGTTGTCCGAGTGCCTAGCCAAGGAACCGCCCACTCTGTTTAAGGCTAACGCTCCATCTGAGGGCTTCAAAAAAGCAGTTGTGGCATCCGCGTCAGCTGGACTGTTTGGCTCATCTTCCGCTACTAGCCTGTCACCACTGAAAGAGCCGTCTAAAGTGCCTGATATCAAACCAGCAGGCAATGGAATTCTTGCAAACAAGCCTTTCGGAGCGGTGGGGGAGAAACTCCCAGCCTCTTTCTCAACAGCCATAGGTGGCGGCCAGGCTGTAAGTTCCGCAGAGGTCCTGAAATCCTCTTTGGGCTTAGGATCCAGCGGAACTGGGAACAGTGggataaaaaatgtaaatagttctAGTCCTGTCACAGGTTTTGGTTTGCTTGCTGGCAACAAGGGTTCAGAAACTCATGAGAACCTGTTCCTACAGGCCTCAAAAGAAACAAACCCATTTCTGGCTTACGGAGGAGCTGTTTCGCACAGTCCGTTTAACACGTTGTCAACTTCGAAGTCATCACCTACCCCGTCCACATCTGCTGTTCCACCTTCAGGCAGCACTAGTCTACTCGCTCAAAATCCTGTTAATGACGGCAAATCTAATTTATTTACAATGGCAGAACCTCCCAAGGGAATCTTAACCCCCCAGGTAGCACCTTCCTCTCTTAAGACGGGGGCCCAGGATGGGCAACAGACATCCAAACCAAAAGAGGGTTCGGAGGTTAGCGCGGGAAACCATGGCAGCGCTGAAGGTCAAGGTGTGTCTACATCTGACCAGACATCACAGAAGTTTGGCCTGGAGGAACGCGGGCAGTCAACGAAAAGAGACTCTGAGTCCAGTAGCAACAGCGACCTGTCTGACTTGAGTGAGGCAGAGGATAATTCGGCTCAAAGCCAGAAGACTGGGGTTCATTTAGCAGCTGAGGGGAAGAGTAAGACCCAGCCTGCAGCTAAAAGTCGTCCGCGGAGTAAACCTATCAAAG TGGGACAGTCGGTGTTGAAGGATCAGAGTAAGGTCCGGCGTTTGAAGCAGTCTGGCGAGTCCTTCCTGCAGGATGGTTCCTGCATTAACGTGGCGCCTCACCTGCACAAATGTCGCGAGTGCCGGCTTGAGCGTTACAGGAAATCACGTGAACAGGATTCGGATGATGACGATCCAAACGTGGCCTGCCGCTTCTTCCACTTTCGCAg actggcttttactaaaaaggGAGTCTTGCGTGTGGAAGGTTTTCTGAGCCCTCAGCAGAGTGATGGCATGGCAATGGGCCTGTGGCTTCCTTCCACCACAGCAAAGGAGGGACTTGACCTGGACACCTCCAAATACATTTTGGCCAATGTCGGTGACCAGTTTTGCCAGCTGGTTATGTCCGAGAAAGAGGCCATGATGATGGTAGAACCACATC AAAAAGTTGCATGGAAGCGAGCTGTCAGGGGTGTGAGAGAAATGTGTGATGTATGTGAAACAACACTCTTCAACATCCACTGGGTGTGTCGCAAATGTGGCTTCGGTGTTTGTCTCGACTGTTATCGACTACGCAAGAACAGGCCACCTGAAG ACGATGGCCCTGATGAAGATGTGTTTTCATGGCTCAAATGCGCGAAAGGCCAGCCTCACGAACCACAGAACCTCATGCCAACTCAAATTATACCAGGCACAG CCTTGTACAGCATAGGTGACATGGTACATGCAGCCAGAGGAAAATGGGGGATCAAAGCTAACTGTCCCTGTACTAGTCGACATAGCAAGCCTTTGGTGCGGCCGAGTGCCCCAAATGGCCTTTCACAG TCGGGTGCAGCTCTCGGTACAGGGAATGGAGCCACCTCCACCCTAACCACACCCCGTCCGAACGGGGAATCTGCGACAGGTGTGGTGGTTAAAACGGAATCGATTGAAGAGGGGGTTACTACAGACTCAACATCAAGCACTACTGCCGCAAACAGCAACACAACTATTCCTCTTCCTGCACAGACACTAGGCACAAAAGACAGCAAAGGAAATTGCTCAGCCCTTCACTGGCTGGCTGATCTGGCCACGCAGAAGGAGCCCAAAG AGTCTCTGCGCTCCATGATGGGTCGTGACTCGCGCGCTCCGTTCGGTCTGGATGCCTTCAGCACTCTCTCCAAACCCTCTGGATCCACCCCTAAGCTTTTCAATAGTCTGTTGCTGGGCTCCGGCCCTTCCCAACCCAAAACAGAAGGTAGCCTCAGAGATCTGCTTAACTCTGGTCCTGGGAAGCTTCCACAAGGTTCCACAGAGGGTGGAGTCCCATTCCCTTCAGTATTCTCCACAGCAAGT GCTGATAAAATGAAGGGAGGCCTTCCAAACTTCTTGGATCATATCATTGCGTCGGTGGTTGAGACAAAGAAGGCGGAGGGTCGGCGCGCATCGGGGTCTACAGAAAGCGGAGAGTCTGGCAGTGTTCCACGCAGAGAGGGCTTGATGGGTTTGAGCGTTTTAGACTCCCACACATCCCACTCGTGGCTGTGTGACGGACGCCTGCTGTGCCTGCAGGACCCTAGCAACGGTAACAATTGGAAGATCTTCAGAGAGTGCTGGAAACAAGGACAG CCTGTGCTGGTCTCAGGCATACACAAGAAGCTGAAGAGTAACTTGTGGAAGCCCGAGGCCTTCAGTAAGGAGTTTGGAGACCAGGATGTTGACCTGGTCAACTGTAGGAACTGCGCCATCATATCTGATGTCAAAGTCAGAGAGTTCTGGGATGGCTTCCAGGTTATTTCCA AGCGATTACAAGGTGGAGACGGTCAGCCTATGGTACTAAAACTTAAAGATTGGCCTCCTGGAGAAGATTTCAGAGACATGATGCCCACTAG GTTCGATGATCTCATGGACAATCTTCCTCTACCAGAGTACACAAAAAGAGATGGACGTCTTAACTTGGCCTCTCGTCTTCCTAACTTCTTTGTTCGTCCAGATCTCGGCCctaaaatgtataatgcataTG GGCTGATTTCCACAGAAGATAGGAAGGTTGGCACCACTAACCTGCATCTTGATGTATCCGATGCAGTCAACGTCATGGTTTACGTTGGCATCCCAGAGGGAGATGACAACTATGAAAATG AAGCAGACCTCGCTGGATTCAAAG AGGTGATGCAGACCATAGAAGAAGGTGATGTCGATGATATGACTAAGAGAAGAGtttatgaaatgaaagaaaaacctGGTGCTCTCTGGCACATCTACGCCGCCAAAGATGCTGAAAAAATCCGTGAGCTCCTTCGAAAG GTTGGGGAGGAGCAGGGTCAAGAGAACCCACCAGACCACGACCCGATCCATGACCAGAGCTGGTATCTGGACCAGGCGCTACGTCGCAGGCTGTACGAGGACTATGGGGTCCAGGGTTGGTCCATTGTTCAGTTTTTGGGAGATGCTGTTTTCATTCCAGCTGGAGCACCACATCAG GTGCACAACCTGTACAGCTGTATTAAGGTTGCGGAGGACTTTGTGTCTCCTGAACACGTGAAGCACTGTTTCAGACTGACGCAAGAGTTCCGCCACCTTTCCACCACTCACACAAACCATGAAGACAAGCTTCAG GTGAAGAACATCATCTACCATGCCGTGAAGGATGCTGTGGGAACGCTAAAAGCCCACGAGTCCAAGCTATGCCGCTCTTAA